The genomic region CAGGAGGCTCCGCCTCCTGCACCTCCGCCAAGGGCTTCGCCCTTGGAACCCGTTCACGAAGGAATGGGGTCCAGGGGCCTCGGGCCCCTGGCGGGTGCAGGGCAGAGCCCTGCCGGGTCCAGGGCAGCGCCCTGGCCTTCCCGTCGCGGTCGTTCGGAGGGCTTCTACACTGCCGGCATGGTCTGCGACAGCCGCCCGCCCACGCGCAGCGGCTCGATGCGCTTCGCCAGGCCGGTGATGTCGTCCACCTCGACGAAAGTGCCGCACAGGGTGCACTCGCCCTCGGCCGGGCTGAGGCGCTCGCCCGGCATCTTCCGCCAGAACCGGGCCGCCGCTACTTCCTTCTGCATGCCGATGACGCTGTCATAGTCGCCACACATGCCCACTTCCGACTGGAACGCGGTGCCGCCGGGCAGGATCTGGTGATCGGCCGAGGGGCAGTGGGTGTGGGTGCCGACGATCAGGCTGGCCTGGCCGTCGAAGGAATGGCCGAACGCCATCTTCTCGCTGGTGGCCTCGGCATGGACGTCGATGATGACGGCGGCGCAGTTCACGCCGATGCGGTGCTTGGACAGCTCCACCGCGGTGGCGCGGAACGGGCAGTCGAGCGCATCCATGAACAGCCGGCCCATCACCGTCATCACCAGCACGCGGTGGCCGCCACGCAGCACCACCACCACGCTGCCCGCGCCCGGGGTGCCGGGCGGGAAGTTCATCGGCCGCAACAACCGCGGCGTCTCGGCGATGTAGGGGATGATCTCCTTGCGGTCCCAGGCATGGTTGCCGAGCGTGATCACGTCGGCGCCGGCGGCGAAGAAGGCACGCGCCATTTCCGGCGACAGCCCGAATCCGTGCGAGGCATTCTCGGCATTCACCACCGCCATGTCGATGCGCAGTTGCTCGCGCAGGCCGGGCAGCCGCTTCACCACGGCATCCCGGCCGGTGCGCCCGACCACGTCGCCCAGGAACAGAATCCGCATCTAGTCTCCGCTGCAGGGAATCACGCCGCGCTCGGTGGCGATCGCGTGCAATCTGGCGTCGTAGTCATCCGCCGGCACCACGTCCACCTCCTGGCAGGCATAGGCGCATCCGATCGCGATCGCACCGGGTAGGCCGGCCAGGGTACGATCGTAATAGCCGCCACCATAGCCGAGGCGCCGCCCGGTCCGGTCGAAGGCCAGCAGCGGCACCAGCAGCCAGTCCGGACGCACCACTGCCCCGGTCGGGCGCGCGGTGCCGAATCGTTCGGGCAGCAGCGCCATGCCGGGATGCCACAGACGGAAGATCAGCGGGTTGCCGCGGGGCGGCGTCTCGGGCAGCGCGACCGCATGGCCGCGCGCGTGCAGGGCTTCCAGCAAGGGGCGGATGTCGATCTCCGGCCCCATCGGCCAGAAGCCGGACACCACCGCCCCCGGACCGGGCGGCATCGCCTGCAGCACATGCGCGGACAGCGCCGTGCCCGCCGCGGGATCGGCACCCGCCCGGACGGCGTGCATCCGGCGGCGCAAATCCCGCTTGGCGGCGGCGAGATCAGGAAAGGAACTGTGCGGAGCCGCCATGGCCGTTGGCGTACCACCCTCCCAAGGCCCGCGTGAGCAGGTGGGCGCCGGGTACCATGACCACGATCACGGCAGTGCCAGCTCCCGGAGGATGCTTATCGGCCCCGGGGATGAAAAGCCTGACGCACCGGGCAGCCCCGCATCCCCAACTTAGGGACGCTCCATGCTGTCCGCAATCTCCTCCGCGCGTTTGGCGAGATCGCCGAGCCGTTTCGTCGTCGCGGCATCGACCGCCGGCTCGGCCGTGGTACGGATCGCCGAGGTGCGCTTCACCAGCGCCCGGAGCTGTTCGAGCTCGGCGCGGATATCGTGGATCTCGTCGGCCATCAGCAGCGAGGCCAGCAGCAGCAGCCGCGACTCGCCCGAGGGGCCGCCGAGCGCCTTGATGCTGTCGATCCGGCTGTCCACCTGCGCGGCCATGGCCTGCAGGTGGGCTTCCTGCCCGTCTTCGCATCCGACCGTATAGACGTAGCCGTTGACCTTCACCGTGACCTGCGCCAAGGCAGTCTCCTTTCCTGCTGGATCCGGCCTTTCCTATGCCGGCACCCGCCGACAGCCCCATTCAGACCGGACTTCTGTCCAGCGCAGCGCGCAGCTTCGCGATCAGCACATCAAGCCGCTGCGCGATTTCTCGCACATCGGCTGAAGAACCGGCAGCCGGCGGCGCGGCGGGCCGCTGTGCCAACACAGCGATACGCTCCAGCGCCACCTCAAGTCGCGCCGCCGCATCGGCCGGGTCGTCGGAATCCATCTACTCAAGCCCTCCGGCGCTCCGGTGAGGCTTGAGTTTCAAGCGCCGAAGGACTTGAACGTCAAGCATGATCCTCCATCCGGCGGTCATGGTCCATGGGCTGGACCACGGGCGCATGGCCCTGCAATACAGCCGTCCTGCCACCCTGGTTTCCGCGCCGGGCGCGGCTTCCTTCGGCGGTTGCCTGTGGTGGCATGCCATGGTCGAACATCTTCGGCGCGAATTCCCCCTGGTTGAATTCTCCGCGATCCTGGATTGCGCCGATTCGCCCGGGCAGGCGATGGCGGCGCTGCGGGTCGGCGAACGCCGGCTCGTGCTCGATCCGCGGTGCCCCGCCTTCGCAACGGTTTCAGCCGTGGCCGCCCCGCTCGGCGCGACGATCCTGGAACGGGCGCCCCCCGCGCTCGACCTGGGCTTTCCCGGCGCCGCGTGGCATCTCGATGCATGGCTTCGGGGTGACAGGACCGTGCCAGTGAGCTAGGACCGCCGCCATCCGGAGAGCCGAGCCAGAAGGAGGCCGCCATGCGCATCACGCAGCGCGTCAAGAAGATCCTGGACTGCTACGAGAGCGACAACCCCGGCACCAAGGCCAACCTGGCCCGCATCCTGATGGAGGGTAAGCTCGGCGGCACCGGCAAGCTGGTGATCCTGCCGGTCGACCAGGGCTTCGAACACGGCCCCGCCCGCAGTTTCGCCCCCAACCCGCCGGCCTACGATCCGCATTATCATTTCCAGCTCGCCGTCGAGGCGGGGCTGTCCGCTTACGCGGCGCCGCTCGGCATGATCGAGGCCGGCGCGGCCAGCTATGCCGGCGCCATCCCGACCATCCTGAAGGTGAACAGCTCCAACAGCCTCGCCACCACCAAGGACCAGGCGGTCACCGGCAGCGTCAGCGACGCGCTGCGGCTCGGCTGCTCGGCAATCGGCTTCACCATCTATCCGGGCAGCGAATACGCCTTCGACCAGATGGAAGAGCTGCGCGAGCTGACCGAGGAAGCCAAGGCCGCCGGCCTCGCCGTGGTGGTGTGGAGCTATCCGCGCGGCCCGCTGCTCGACAAGGCCGGCGAGACCGCGCTCGACATCTGCGCCTATGCCGCGCACATAGCCGCGCTGCTCGGCGCGCACATCATCAAGGTGAAGCCGCCCACCGACGTGGTCAGCCTCGACGCCGCCAAGAAGACCTACCAGACCTACGACATCGACCGCTCCACCATGGCGAAGCGCATCGAGCACGTGGTGCAGGCCTGCTTCGGCGGCAAGCGCATCGTGGTGTTCTCCGGCGGCGAGACCAGTGACGCGGAAGGGCTGTACGAAACCATCCGTGGCCTGCGCGACGGCGGCGCCAACGGCTCGATCATCGGCCGCAACACCTTCCAGCGGCCCAAGGCCGAAGCATTGGCGATGCTGAACAAGATCATCGAAATCTACCAGGGGAAGGCCTGACCCCCATGTCGGCGGCGCAGGATCGGTGCCGGCTCTATCTGATCACGCCGCCCGTCCTCGAGCCGGTCGGCTTCGCTGACACGCTCGCCCGCGCATTGGACGCGGACGACGTGGCGGCGTTGCAGATCCGGCTCAAGGACCTGCCTGACGACGCGCTGCGACGAGCCATCGACGTGCTGCGGCCGGTGGCGCAGGCCCGCGGCGTCGCGGTGATCCTGAACGACCGGCCCGACCTCGCCGTCGCCCATGGCTGCGACGGCGCCCATGTCGGCCAGGACGACACCGCGGCACTGGTTGCCCGCAAGATCCTCGGCGACCTGATGCTGGGGGTGACCTGCCATGACAGCCGCCATCTCGCCATGGAGGCGGGCGAGGCCGGCGCCGACTACGTCGCCTTCGGCGCCTTCTTCCCCACCACCACCAAGCAGGCCCCGACCCGCGCCGAACCGGAAATCCTGCGCTGGTGGTCGGGCGTGATGGAACTGCCCTCTGTCGCGATCGGCGGCATCACCCCGGCCAACTGCGCCCCGCTGGTCCAGGCCGGGGCGGATTTCCTCGCCGTGACGGGCGCGGTCTGGAACCATCCGGACGGTCCGGTCGCGGGCGTGCGGGCAATGAACGCCGCCATCGCCGCGGCCGAGCGGGACCTGCCGCCGGCGGGGCCGGCCGGGATCCAGCCGACGCAGGGGGAGTGAAGCGGAAAATACGCTTCAGGAACAATCGGTCAGACGCGTTCGCTGGCAGCGATGGCCATGCGGCACCCGGCCTTGATGAGGGTGTACATCACCCGGTACCCCGGTGCGTCCTCGGCGCCATGGGCGAGGCCGATGTCGCGGTGTTCCAGTTCTTCGGCGCGGAAGGTCTCGATGGTGCCGCGTAGCTCCGCCTCGTCCTCGCCGAGCTCCGCTGCCTGCCCGGCATAGTGCTCGTCGATCGCTTCCTCCACCGCCACCGTGCAGGCCATGGCCGCACGCGGCCCCAGCGCGGCCGTCACCGCCCCCAGCGCGAAGCCCGCCACGTGCCAGAGCGGCAGCAGCGCCGTCGGCCGCACCCGCCTTGCCACCACCAGCTCTGAAAAACGGTCGAGATGCGCCTGTTCCTGCTGCTTCATGTGACGCAGCAGTTCACCTTGCTCACGGCGCCCGAGCACGGCGAGTTGGCCCTGGTAGATGCGCTTCGCCCCGTACTCCCCGGCATGGTCCACGCGGATGATGCGCTCGATCGTTTCACGCGCGGTGGGATCACCCGGCAGCCGGCCGGCAGCGGTTTCGCTCATGCGGCACTCCTTCTGCTTCGCAACAGGAATGTGGCGATGCCGCCGGAGAAGGCCAGGGCCACGATCAGGTTCAGCGCGGCGGTCGAAAGCGGCAGGCCGGGGATCAGATAGGTCGGCTCGTCACAGGGCTTGGCCGGGCGTTCCGGCAAGGCCGCCAACTGGTCGGCGATCGAGCCATGAGTCAGGCGCGGCGCCGCGCATTCCGGCAGCGGGCTTGGCCACCACCGCGCCTCGACGCCGAGATGCACCGCGGCGATCAGCGCACCGGCGAACACCACCACGCCGAGCAGCGCCAGCGCCGCCCGCGCCCAGCGCGGCGGCAGCAGCACCCCGATCAGGCCAATGCCGAGGGCGATGCGATAGGGCCAGCGCTCCAGCAGGCACAGCGCACAGGGGACCAGACCGGCGAAAATCTCGGCCGCGAACGCCACGCCCAGGGCGACCGCCGCGACCAGCGCACTCAGCGCCAGGGCGGCGCGAAGCGGGGGAATCGTCAACGTCATGCGCTGACCTATGGCCCGGCTGCGTGCGCTGGGCAACTCGCGTGGGCGGGGCGTTGCCCCGCACCCGACCAGGAGGCTTCGCCTCCTGGACCCCCACCAAGGGCTTCGCCCTTGGAACCCATAACTCTGTGCCGCGCAGCGAGAATGGGATCCAAGGGCCTTGTGGCCCTTGGCAGGTCCAGGGCGGAGCCCTGGCCTTCCTGAAGCTAATACAACCCTTTGGCCAGCCGTGCCGGAGCCGAACGGTCGTATTCCTCTCCGCCGACCCGCCCCGCGCTCAGGGCGGCGAGGATGGTGCCATTGCTGGGCAGCGCCGTGCGCGCGACATGGCGGGACGCATCCCACAGCGAGGCGCGCATCAGTGCCCGCGCGCACTGGAAGAACACGGTTTCCACCCGCACCACCAGCACGCTGCGCGGCGGCTTCCCGCCGACCTCGAAACGCGCCAGCAGGTCCGGATCGACCGAGATCTCCGCGCGGCCGTTCACCCGCAGGGTCTCGTTCACACCCGGTATGAGAAAAAGCAGTGCAACCCTTGAATCTGCAAGAATATTACGCAGGCTGTCGATGCGGTTGTTACCCGGCCGGTCCGGCAGCAGCAGGGTATGCGGGTCGCCGATGGCGACGAAGCCGGGACCATCGCCGCGCGGCGAGACGTCCAGGCCGTCCCGGCCCGACGTGGCCAGCGCCACGAAGGGCGCGGCCCGCACGAACTCCTGGTACAGGGGGTGGAGGTGATCCACCTCCTTCGCGATCGAGGCCGGTACCGGCGCCCCGTACAAGGCCGCCAGCGCCGCTTCGTCGCGGATCACGTGGTCGGTCGGCATGTGTCCCCCCCCTTCGTTGGGCCTATCCGCCGGAACCCGAGTCCGGCTTCGGTGTCTCCGGTCCCGGTGGCGGAGCCTCCATCTCCGGCGCCTCAACGCTGGTATCCGGAGCAGCGTCGGTCCCGGGGGTGGCAGCCTCGGGCTTCGGCTCGGGCTTCGCTGCCTGCGGCTTCGTCTCGGGCTTCGGCGCCGGAGTCTTCATCATCGCCCCGGTCATGGGGATGAAATACACGCCGACATCCCGCCGCGAGTGGATCTTGCCCTCCTCGTCCTTGGTGTAGACGTACAGGATCTGCCCGCGCTTAAAGGGCTGGCCGATCGGGATCACCAGCCGCCCGCCCGGCTTGAGCTGCTTGAACAGCTCCGGCGGCGCATACTGGGCGGCACAGGTGACGATGATGATGTCGAACCCGCCCGCGACTTCCGGCCAGCCGTAATAGCCGTCGCCCACCTTGGTATGGACATTGGTGAAGCCGAGCGGGGCGAAGATCCTGCCGACCGCGCGGCCAAGCGGCTCGATGATCTCGATCGAATAGGCCTGCTTCACGATACGGCTGAGCAGCGCGCTCTGAAAGCCGCTGCCGGTGCCGATCTCAAGCGTCACGTCGCCCGGCTTCGGTTTGGCGATCTGGGTCATGTACGCCTGACCCAGGTAATCCGACAGCGCCGAGCCGTAGCCCAGCGCCCAGGGCTTCGGCGTTTCCTCGTAGGCGACGCCCGGCGTCGCCTGGCGGTTGTCGTACTGGTAGTGGAAATACTCACGCGGCAATTCGCGAAAGGCCGCCATCACCGTCGGATCGGCCTCGCCGAGGCGTTCCTTCAGGTAGGTCTCGATCCGCTTCATGGCCGCGGGCTTGCGCGCCTGGATGGCCTGGAACTGCGTCTCCGACAGCTCGGTCGGGCGGCCGGAAGCGGCCATCGCCTCCAGATAGGCCTGCCGCGTCCAGGGCGCGGCGGCTCCGGCGCGGCCGGCCAGCAGCGGGGAACCGGCGACCAGCGTGGCCGCGGCGCCGGCGGAAAAACAGCGACGTGTCAGGGAACTGCGCTTGGAGACCACTGCAAATCTTTCTGCCTGCTGGAGGGACAAGAGACGACCGCCACCGCATACAGCAGCAAAGCCAGCAGCAGAACCCGGTCATAGCCGGAGGTGATGGCGATCAGGTTGGCAAGCGGGGTCGCCACCACGCTGAAGGCGCCGTTGAGCCCCCAGGCCCAGGGCAGGAACCCGCCATGGCCCATGCGCGACAGGCCGAGCGGGAACGGCAGCCCCAGCGCCACCGAGGCCGGGGCCAGCAGCGCCAGCACCACCGCCGCGCGCGCCGCAAACGGCAGGTCGAGCGTCGCCAGCATGAAATCCTGCAGCCCCAGCAGCAGGGCCGCACACCAGGCCAGCACTACGCCGCCGGCGATCGCCACCCCCAGCCGCTCCCGCCCGGCGAAGCGTCCGGCGAGCATGCTGCCGAGGCCGGAGAAGATCAGCATCCCGGTCAGCACCAGCGCGAAGGCGGTGGTGCGGTCGTTGAGATAGAAACTCGCCCGCTCGATCAGGAAGATCTCGATCGCCAGGAAGCCGAGCCCGAGGGTCGCGAAATAGAGCGCCGCCCGCGCCGCCCCCACCCGTTCCGTCCCGGCGTCGCGGAAGCGCCGCCCGCCGAGCAGCGGCACCGCCAACACCAGCAGCGCTATCACCACCGCCTGGGCCAGCACGGCAAGATTGACCAGCGGCCCGATCTCGGCCTGCGGCAGGATCTCCAGGCGGTTGAGAATGGTGCCGAGCTGCGACAGGCGCAGTACCGCGTAGAAGGACGGGCGGTCATAGGTGATCGGCGCGAGGTTGAACGCGGCCCCGGAGGCGGTCGGGTCGCCGCGCAGCACCGCCAGCGCCTCGTCGGCAATGGCGTCGTGCGGGCCGTCGCCCGAGGTGACCTCGCCCGCCTCGAAGGAAACCGCCGGCAGGTCGTTGTAGATCGAGGCCCGCGCAGCGACGACGTCGATGCCCGGGTAATAGCTGATGTCGAAGGAGCGGTCGTCGCAGAACCGCTTCGCCACGGCGATCCGCCCGGCATCGAAGGGCGCGTTCGATACCAGCACACGCACGTTCCAGGCGGAGCGGTAGACCAGCACATGGGCGGGAACATCGGTGATGCCGGCGCGCAGCAGGCCCTGCCGCACCGTCGCCAGCACCCGCACCGCATAGGCCGGGAATTCGCGGATCGAGACGGGAATCGAGATGATGCCGCCCGGCGCCAGTGCCTGCAGGTAGGTGGCGATCGCCTCGGCGGCGAAGGCGCTGGCATTGGCCTCGGCGGCGTCCAGGAAATCCGGGGCGATGTCGATGATGTCCCAGCCCCCGCCCGCCCGTGACGCCGCGATCGGGCTCACCTGAGAGATCGCCGCGCCCGCCACCGCCGGGGACGGGCCGAGCCCCTGCCGCAACGCCCCGCGCAGCACCGGCTCGGGTTCCAGCGCCAGGATGTCCGCCGCGCCGAGCGCCCGCGCCTCGGCGATGCGGAAGCCGCCGGAGGCGCCGGCCAGCAGCACCCGCCCATGCGGGCGCAGCTCATACGGCAGGGCGGCGAGCGTCGCCCCGGCATAGGGCGCCTCGGCCGCGGCCTTCGGCAGCGCGGCGAGACGGTTGCCGTCGCGGTAGAGCCCGAAAGTCTCGGGCGGGCCGGACAGGCCAAGCATCCCGGCGTTGTTGGAGATGTCGGTGTCCACGCGCTCGGTGAAATCGTCGAGCAGCATGTAAAGGCCGCGCGGCGAGGTGATCTGGCTGACCACCTGACTGTCCGGCACATGCAGCGGCGCGTAGATCGCCTTGAAATCGTTGAACTGTGCGTGGGCGCCGAACAGCAGCAGCGCCTCGCCGCCGAGCAGCGCCGCCAGCGCCGCGCCGAGCACCGCGCGGCGCCGCACCCGGGCGAACAGGGCGGCGGCGGCCAGCGGCAGCAGCAGGCAGGGCACCAGCCGGAACGGGTGCACCAGCGCCATCAGCCCCAGCGTGGCCAGCGCGCCCATCCCCGCCCCGGTCAGGTCGAAGCCGTAGACGCGGCCGACATCCTGGTCGTTCAGCACGAAGCAGAGGCTGATATAGAGGCCGGAGAGGAAGAAGAACGGCAGCAGCCCGGCATAATACCCGGCGATGTTCCAGAGCTGGTCGGCGAAGGTCGCGGGATTCTGCAATTGCAGCGGGTTGAAGGGATTGATCGCCACCAGGTGGTAGCCCAGCGCCGCCGCCGCGATCAGCCCGACCGGCAGCCAGGCCAGCCAGGCCGCGCCGTGCCGGGCAAAGCGGTCGCGCGCCAGCGCCATCACCACGCCGCTCAGCGCGAAGCCGGCGAGCACGATGGAAATCACCCAGTAGCCGTATTCCGACCATTTCGCGACGGCGAAGGTCCGGGTCAGCGCGATCTCGTAACCAACCGTCGCCAGCGACACCAGGAACAGCGGCGCCAGCGCGGAGAGCCCGGCCCGTGCCCTCACGGCCAGACGCGACGGCGGATGAAATCGGTGACCACGCGGTCGAAGCGGTCCGGATCGTCCACGAACAAGGCGTGGCCGACGCCTTGCATGATCACCGTCTCGGCGTTCGGGTGGCGCTGCGCCACGTTCGCCGCCTGCCCGGCCCAGGTCGGGCGGACCACGTAGAGCACCGGGTGCGAGGTGGAATAGAGCGCTTCCTTCCAGAACGTGCGCGGCACCGGATAGGAGAGCAGCGCCGCCGCGGCCGCGGGCGGGGTGCGCAGGCAGGCTTCCACCAGCCGTTCCAGATAGGATTTCGGCAAAGGCCGGGTGAACATGCCGTCGACGAAGGCGCGCATCCGCTCGGCGCGCGTGGGCGGGGCGCCACGGCGGCGCGGCGCGGCGGAGCCCGAGCCACTGGGCGGCGGGTCCTCGCCCACCGAATTGTCGATCAGCACCAGCCCGGCCACGCGCCGGTCGCCATGGCCGTTGATATAGGCGAGGCTGTCGAGCACGCCGAGCGACCAGCCCATCAGCAGCACCGGCTCCGGCCCGAGTTGCTCGAGCAGTTCGGCGATGTCCTGCCCGCGCCGCCAGGGATCGTGGCCGCTGCTTGCCACCTCGCTCTCGCCCTGCGAGCGCGGGTCGAAGGCCACCACCCGGTAGAAGCGGGAAAAGGCACGGATCTGCCGGTCGAAGATCCAGGCCGGCATGGTCCAGCCGGGGACCATGACGATGGTACGGCCCTGGCCGACCTCCGTGTAATGCAGGCGGACGCCGTCACTGGTGACGAAATACCGGTCCGCCGCCAGCGCCGGCCTGCCAAACAAGAGGCAGGCGAGCAGGAAAGTGGCTGTTGCCGAGGCACGAAGCATGCGCTCAACTGCCAATACCCTGGAGTCATGTCAACCAAGACGTCATGGACGACCAACCTCCTTCCCGCCGCGGCGCGATCATCGCCCTGCTTGCCGTCATCGCGATTGCCGTGCTCGGAGTCTGGCTGTCGCAAGCATTGCACGAAGCCAGCCGCACCGAGGACTGCCTTCTGCAGGGACGGCGTAATTGTGCGCCGCTGACCCCCGGCACCGGCCGGTAGGGCCGACATTCTGGCCTGACCGGGCCGCCGCCGCACATGCCATCCGCGATTTCGCCATCATCCCGGCCAGGATTGGACTTCATCCGGCATCGGAGACGAACCATATTCAAACCGGCATGCCTGGATTTCCAGGCGGCTTTTCCACCGGCGGTCCGCAACGGCGTCTCCCCGAACGCCGACCGGCCATGCTGCCGGCAGCGCGCCTTCACGTCGGCCACAGGATCAATCCCATGACCCGCCCCCTCCTTCGCTTCGCCCTTCTCGCCCCGCTCGCGGCCGCGGCCTGTACGGTGGCACCGCCGACCGGCCCGTCCGTGGTCGCGATGCCGCGCCAGGGCGAGAACTTCGCACAGTTCCAGGCGCAGGATATCAACTGCCGCAACTACGCCAGCGGGCAGATCGGCTACGGCGACCCGGCGCGGGCTGCCAACCAGAGCGCCGTCGGCAGCGCCGTGCTGGGCACGGCGCTCGGGGCCGCGGCAGGGGCCGCGCTCGGCTCGATCGGCGGCAATGCCGGGGCCGGCGCTGCCATCGGCGGCGCGGGTGGCCTGCTCGCCGGCGGCGCGATCGGATCCAGCAACGCACGGACCTCGGCCGCCTCGTTGCAACAGCGCTACGACATCGCCTACACGCAATGCATGGTGGCGGGTGGCTACACCGTGCAGCAGCCCAGCTACCCGGTGCCGGTCTATTCCTATCCCGCGCCGACCTACTATTACGGTCCCACCGTCAGCTACGGCGTCGGCCGCACCTGGTAAGTCAGCGGCCGACCGGCTCCCGGATGGCGGCGCGGTGATGCGGGAATGATACGCTCGCCGCGCCAGCGGAGTCGTTGCCAGGGCTGACGACTCCGGCCCGCCCGCAGCCGGATCGGTTCGCCTCCTGAAAATCCCGGCCTCCGGCACCCGGCCTGCCCCCGACAAGGTGCGGCCGCGCTGGCGGACCGCGCCCGGCCGGCGCCGGCCGCGCAGATCGCCCCTGCCCCCGAGCGCAAGAAAACTTCAATACAGGGTCGCGGCGGGCGCAGAGATGCAAACCGGGAAAGCTTCGTACGCAAAGATTCTTTGCCGTTCCTCCCGCGGCCCGTTCACGGCCGGCGGTACCGGGATGCCTCGGAACACCGCCAAGCCTTTGATCTGGATCAAGGCCGCTTTGGCACGCCGCCGTCACAAGCCGGGACGCGAACAGGCGCCAGCACAAGAAACAGGCCGGAAAGGGCCGGACCATGCGGGTTTTCCCGCGCCAACTCCCGGCTGCAACCGGGTTGCATCCGAAACTTGTCCCTCTTGCTTGCCCCTGCCCGCGCGGGCATGGTGCCGCCGATTCTGAACAGGCGGCTGCCCCCCGCCTCCCTCGCCAGCACGAAAGGATACCCGATGCGCCTTGCGGTGCTGAAGGAACGCGGCGACTTTGAGACACGCGTCGCCGCCACGGCAGAAACCGTGAAGAAACTCGCAGGCCTCGGCCTGACCGTCGTCGTCGAAAGCGGCGCCGGCCTGGCCTCGGCCATTTCCGACGAGGATTACCGCGCGGCCGGCGCCGAGATCGCGCCCGACCCCAAGGCAACCCTCGCCGGGGCGAACATCGTCTTCGCCGTGCGCACCCCCGCCCCCGCCGAGCGTGCCGCCATTCCGCGTGGCGCGCTCCTGGTCTGCACCGCCGGCGCCCATGCCGACCGGGCTCTCGTGCCGTCGCTGGCCGAGGCCGGGATCGACGCGGCGGCGATGGAGCTGTTGCCGCGCATCACCCGCGCGCAATCGATGGACGTGCTGTCCAGCCAGGCCAACCTCGCGGGCTACCGCGCCGTCATCGAGGGCGCCGCTGCCTTCGATCGCGGCTTCCCCATGATGATGACCGCGGCCGGCACCGTTCCGCCCGCCCGCGTCTTCGTCATCGGCGCCGGCGTCGCCGGGCTGCAGGCGATCGCCACGGCACGCCGCCTGGGCGCGATCGTCTCGGCCACCGACGTCCGCCCCGCCGCGAAGGAAGAGATCCGCTCGCTGGGTGCCACGTATATCGGTGTCGACGACGCCGAGAGCGCGCAGCAGACCGGCGCCTATGCCCGCGAGATGACGGACGAGTTCCGTCGCAAGCAGGCGGAGCTGATGCTCACCACCATCGCCAAGAACGACCTTGTCATCACCACGGCGCTGGTGATGGGCCGCAAGGCGCCCGTCATCGTCACCGAGGAGATGGTGAAGGGCATGAAGGCAGGCAGCGTGATCGTCGATCTCGCCGCCGAGGCCGGCGGCAACTGCGCGCTGACCACGCCGGGCGAGCTGACAATCACGCCGAACGGCGTGAAGATCCTGGGCTGGCGCAACTGGCCGGGCCGCATCCCGGTGGCGGCGAGCAGCCTTTATGCGCGCAACCTGCTGACCTTCCTGAATAC from Rhodovastum atsumiense harbors:
- a CDS encoding Re/Si-specific NAD(P)(+) transhydrogenase subunit alpha; this translates as MRLAVLKERGDFETRVAATAETVKKLAGLGLTVVVESGAGLASAISDEDYRAAGAEIAPDPKATLAGANIVFAVRTPAPAERAAIPRGALLVCTAGAHADRALVPSLAEAGIDAAAMELLPRITRAQSMDVLSSQANLAGYRAVIEGAAAFDRGFPMMMTAAGTVPPARVFVIGAGVAGLQAIATARRLGAIVSATDVRPAAKEEIRSLGATYIGVDDAESAQQTGAYAREMTDEFRRKQAELMLTTIAKNDLVITTALVMGRKAPVIVTEEMVKGMKAGSVIVDLAAEAGGNCALTTPGELTITPNGVKILGWRNWPGRIPVAASSLYARNLLTFLNTFWDKAEKAPKLPPEDDIVKGVMLTRGGAVVHPDFLPKQAA
- a CDS encoding alpha/beta fold hydrolase, encoding MLRASATATFLLACLLFGRPALAADRYFVTSDGVRLHYTEVGQGRTIVMVPGWTMPAWIFDRQIRAFSRFYRVVAFDPRSQGESEVASSGHDPWRRGQDIAELLEQLGPEPVLLMGWSLGVLDSLAYINGHGDRRVAGLVLIDNSVGEDPPPSGSGSAAPRRRGAPPTRAERMRAFVDGMFTRPLPKSYLERLVEACLRTPPAAAAALLSYPVPRTFWKEALYSTSHPVLYVVRPTWAGQAANVAQRHPNAETVIMQGVGHALFVDDPDRFDRVVTDFIRRRVWP
- a CDS encoding glycine zipper family protein, with amino-acid sequence MTRPLLRFALLAPLAAAACTVAPPTGPSVVAMPRQGENFAQFQAQDINCRNYASGQIGYGDPARAANQSAVGSAVLGTALGAAAGAALGSIGGNAGAGAAIGGAGGLLAGGAIGSSNARTSAASLQQRYDIAYTQCMVAGGYTVQQPSYPVPVYSYPAPTYYYGPTVSYGVGRTW
- a CDS encoding spermidine synthase family protein, with the translated sequence MRARAGLSALAPLFLVSLATVGYEIALTRTFAVAKWSEYGYWVISIVLAGFALSGVVMALARDRFARHGAAWLAWLPVGLIAAAALGYHLVAINPFNPLQLQNPATFADQLWNIAGYYAGLLPFFFLSGLYISLCFVLNDQDVGRVYGFDLTGAGMGALATLGLMALVHPFRLVPCLLLPLAAAALFARVRRRAVLGAALAALLGGEALLLFGAHAQFNDFKAIYAPLHVPDSQVVSQITSPRGLYMLLDDFTERVDTDISNNAGMLGLSGPPETFGLYRDGNRLAALPKAAAEAPYAGATLAALPYELRPHGRVLLAGASGGFRIAEARALGAADILALEPEPVLRGALRQGLGPSPAVAGAAISQVSPIAASRAGGGWDIIDIAPDFLDAAEANASAFAAEAIATYLQALAPGGIISIPVSIREFPAYAVRVLATVRQGLLRAGITDVPAHVLVYRSAWNVRVLVSNAPFDAGRIAVAKRFCDDRSFDISYYPGIDVVAARASIYNDLPAVSFEAGEVTSGDGPHDAIADEALAVLRGDPTASGAAFNLAPITYDRPSFYAVLRLSQLGTILNRLEILPQAEIGPLVNLAVLAQAVVIALLVLAVPLLGGRRFRDAGTERVGAARAALYFATLGLGFLAIEIFLIERASFYLNDRTTAFALVLTGMLIFSGLGSMLAGRFAGRERLGVAIAGGVVLAWCAALLLGLQDFMLATLDLPFAARAAVVLALLAPASVALGLPFPLGLSRMGHGGFLPWAWGLNGAFSVVATPLANLIAITSGYDRVLLLALLLYAVAVVSCPSSRQKDLQWSPSAVP